A single Henriciella sp. AS95 DNA region contains:
- a CDS encoding HupE/UreJ family protein — protein MMRYAQSDGARSRLTIWRRAGLALVLGLLALSLFQQLAAAHPADEFCTPGGGLDPELCRALSEMDRSSTADGTIETAQPTQYSGMENVDLDRSGFETFFVYVSGGVRHILPGGYDHILFILAIFLASPRMKPLLIQISCFTVAHTITLAVVAAGVFDPDPDIVEPLIAGTIAIAAFENILFGRMTRLRPILVFAFGLIHGMGFADYFLSQGLPDGMFWTALIGFNIGVEIGQLAVVGLAFAASLYFRGVLKQASRMDLYRPMIVIPVSLAIGVTGLVWTLQRLYG, from the coding sequence ATGATGAGATACGCCCAATCTGATGGTGCGCGGTCACGCCTGACCATCTGGCGCCGTGCCGGGCTGGCCCTTGTGCTCGGCCTCCTGGCGCTGAGCCTGTTCCAGCAACTTGCCGCTGCTCATCCGGCAGATGAGTTCTGCACGCCCGGCGGCGGGCTCGACCCGGAACTCTGCCGCGCCTTGTCAGAAATGGACCGCTCGTCCACGGCTGACGGCACGATCGAAACAGCCCAGCCCACACAGTATTCCGGCATGGAGAATGTTGACCTCGACCGTTCCGGGTTCGAGACCTTCTTTGTCTATGTCTCCGGGGGCGTGCGCCACATCCTGCCCGGCGGCTATGACCACATTCTGTTTATCCTCGCCATTTTCCTCGCTTCGCCGCGGATGAAGCCGCTGCTTATCCAGATTTCTTGCTTTACCGTCGCGCACACAATCACGCTGGCTGTGGTGGCAGCGGGCGTTTTCGACCCGGACCCGGACATCGTGGAGCCATTGATCGCAGGCACCATCGCTATCGCCGCCTTCGAGAACATCCTGTTCGGACGCATGACGCGGCTCCGTCCAATTCTCGTTTTCGCATTCGGTCTCATCCACGGCATGGGCTTTGCCGATTATTTCCTGAGCCAGGGCCTGCCCGACGGCATGTTCTGGACCGCGCTGATCGGCTTCAATATCGGCGTCGAGATCGGCCAGCTCGCTGTCGTCGGCCTGGCTTTCGCCGCCTCGCTTTATTTCCGCGGCGTGCTGAAACAGGCGTCCCGAATGGACCTCTATCGCCCGATGATCGTCATTCCAGTGTCACTAGCCATCGGTGTGACCGGTCTCGTCTGGACCTTACAGCGCCTCTACGGCTAG
- a CDS encoding DUF2796 domain-containing protein yields the protein MKASIIIAGVALVGLVSLAGCEKTELADKEVAAPAATDEASEDTEAADADMDRTLPPEGTANDPSQSERMEAHVHGSGTLAAGVDGDALTITFEAPLMSLIGFEHEAETDEQTEAINALKDAFTVPGGMVEINRESGCLPLMTTTETHFANGHADLDVEHVYTCENADEISRIDFIKMADYPGLETIDAVFVSDTDQVAGELTQSNSVLELR from the coding sequence ATGAAAGCTTCAATAATTATTGCAGGCGTAGCGCTTGTCGGCCTTGTGTCGCTTGCCGGCTGCGAGAAAACCGAACTGGCGGACAAGGAAGTCGCGGCGCCGGCCGCTACAGACGAGGCATCCGAGGATACAGAGGCCGCCGACGCCGACATGGACCGGACATTGCCGCCAGAGGGAACGGCGAACGACCCGAGCCAATCCGAGCGCATGGAAGCTCATGTTCACGGCTCCGGCACGCTGGCAGCCGGCGTCGACGGCGACGCATTGACCATTACCTTCGAAGCGCCCCTGATGTCCTTGATCGGGTTTGAGCATGAAGCAGAAACCGACGAGCAAACCGAAGCGATCAACGCGCTGAAGGATGCTTTCACCGTGCCCGGCGGAATGGTCGAGATTAATCGCGAATCCGGTTGTCTTCCTCTGATGACCACCACCGAGACGCATTTCGCAAACGGCCATGCTGATCTCGATGTCGAGCATGTCTACACGTGCGAAAACGCTGATGAGATCAGTCGCATCGATTTCATCAAAATGGCTGACTATCCGGGACTGGAGACGATTGATGCTGTCTTTGTTTCCGATACCGACCAGGTTGCCGGAGAGCTGACGCAATCGAATTCAGTTTTGGAGCTTCGCTAG
- a CDS encoding M3 family metallopeptidase, producing MTLKTILMGGAAMLAVAISACSPAEDSANSASKDATLEADTPAAAGAEAATAEPGALQEISVTDEELEGNPFLEEWDTPFGVPPFSEIDDEEYLPAIKKGILDARAEVEAIIENEEEPTFENTIVALDETAPLVTKVVLVFSNITGTDTNDRLRELEGVIYPMLTREQDAMVFNQDLWQRVKTVYEQRDTLDLDEQDARLLELTHRQFTRAGADLPQDVKDQVADINSQISSLTTKFGQNLLRSTKAFRIEVTDEAELAGLSQDFKDAIKMDGDEDKWLLTVDRSVYETFMTQSENRDLRKKMFDGYRLRASEGEFDNGPIAIEIAQLRAKRAELMGYPNHAAYVLETNMAKTPEGAEEFLLRVWRPGLAQAKAERAEMQELIGDEFTFEGQDWWYYSEKVRQNKYAFDDNALKPYFELGAVQQGAFDVASRLFNIEITPVDVEGWNPVVNSFEVTDAETGEFLGLFMSDMYARDSKRGGAWMSTFRVASDVDGEDIRPIVSNNLNLIQPPEGQPTLMRFDEVTTLFHEFGHGLHGLLTQIRYKNFSGVDGPRDYTEFPAQILEHWAGAPEVLEEYAKHYETGETIPLELIERMNEASNHNQGFSTTEYIAASLLDLNWHMLSYDEAMEIEDARAFEKSVLDKYGLIEEIEPRYRSNYFSHIFAGGYSAGYYAYLWSEILDADGYEAFKETGDIFNPELAAKLKQWVYESGGLREADELYRNFRGSDPTIEPLLRNRGFEVTEQGDG from the coding sequence ATGACTCTCAAGACCATTCTCATGGGGGGCGCGGCCATGCTTGCAGTCGCCATCAGCGCGTGCTCGCCCGCCGAAGACAGTGCAAACTCTGCTTCGAAGGATGCGACCTTGGAGGCTGATACTCCGGCAGCGGCTGGCGCTGAGGCGGCCACGGCAGAGCCCGGCGCCTTGCAGGAAATCAGCGTCACTGATGAGGAACTGGAGGGAAATCCCTTCCTTGAGGAGTGGGACACACCATTCGGTGTGCCGCCATTCTCCGAGATTGATGACGAAGAGTATTTGCCGGCCATCAAGAAGGGCATCCTCGATGCCCGCGCCGAGGTTGAAGCGATCATCGAAAATGAAGAGGAGCCGACCTTCGAGAACACGATCGTCGCCCTCGATGAAACCGCGCCCCTGGTCACGAAGGTCGTCCTGGTCTTCAGCAACATTACGGGCACCGATACCAATGATCGCCTGCGCGAGCTTGAAGGCGTCATCTATCCGATGCTCACGCGTGAACAGGATGCGATGGTTTTCAATCAGGATCTCTGGCAGCGCGTCAAGACGGTCTACGAACAGCGCGATACGCTGGACCTCGATGAGCAGGATGCCCGTCTGCTTGAGCTGACCCATCGTCAGTTCACCCGCGCCGGGGCCGACCTGCCGCAGGACGTCAAAGACCAGGTTGCGGATATCAACTCCCAGATCTCGTCACTCACGACCAAGTTCGGGCAGAACCTGCTGCGCTCGACCAAGGCATTCCGTATCGAAGTCACCGATGAAGCCGAGCTGGCAGGCCTGTCGCAGGACTTCAAGGACGCCATCAAGATGGATGGCGATGAGGACAAATGGCTGCTGACGGTCGATCGGTCCGTCTATGAGACCTTCATGACGCAGTCGGAAAACCGTGACCTTCGCAAGAAGATGTTTGACGGCTATCGCCTGCGCGCCTCCGAAGGCGAGTTCGACAATGGTCCCATCGCGATCGAGATCGCCCAGCTTCGGGCCAAACGCGCCGAGCTGATGGGCTATCCCAACCATGCCGCTTATGTGCTGGAAACCAATATGGCCAAAACGCCGGAAGGGGCTGAGGAATTCCTGCTCCGTGTCTGGCGTCCGGGCCTCGCCCAGGCCAAGGCAGAACGCGCCGAAATGCAGGAGCTAATTGGCGACGAGTTCACTTTTGAAGGTCAGGACTGGTGGTATTATTCAGAAAAGGTCCGCCAGAACAAATATGCCTTCGATGACAATGCGCTGAAGCCGTATTTCGAACTCGGCGCCGTCCAGCAGGGGGCCTTCGATGTCGCCAGCCGGCTTTTCAATATCGAGATCACGCCGGTTGACGTCGAAGGCTGGAACCCGGTCGTCAACTCTTTTGAGGTGACCGATGCTGAGACCGGCGAATTCCTCGGCCTGTTCATGTCAGACATGTATGCCCGCGATTCCAAGCGCGGCGGGGCATGGATGAGCACCTTCCGTGTCGCTTCTGATGTCGATGGCGAGGACATTCGGCCGATCGTCAGCAACAATCTCAATCTGATCCAGCCGCCCGAAGGCCAGCCCACGCTGATGCGGTTCGATGAGGTGACGACGCTGTTTCACGAATTCGGCCACGGTCTGCACGGCCTTCTCACCCAGATTCGGTACAAGAATTTTTCGGGCGTAGACGGACCAAGGGACTATACCGAGTTCCCGGCGCAGATTCTCGAGCACTGGGCTGGTGCGCCTGAAGTGCTCGAGGAATATGCCAAGCACTATGAGACCGGAGAGACGATTCCTCTGGAGCTCATTGAGCGGATGAATGAAGCGTCGAACCACAATCAGGGCTTCTCGACCACGGAGTATATCGCCGCCTCGCTACTCGACCTGAACTGGCACATGCTGTCCTATGACGAAGCCATGGAAATCGAGGATGCGCGGGCGTTCGAAAAGTCTGTACTCGACAAATATGGACTGATTGAAGAGATCGAGCCGCGTTACCGTTCCAACTATTTCAGCCACATCTTCGCTGGTGGATATTCTGCAGGATACTACGCTTATCTCTGGTCCGAAATTCTGGATGCTGACGGGTATGAAGCATTCAAGGAAACCGGCGATATCTTCAATCCGGAGCTCGCGGCGAAACTGAAGCAGTGGGTGTATGAAAGCGGTGGTCTGCGTGAGGCCGATGAGCTGTACCGCAACTTCCGCGGATCAGACCCAACCATCGAACCGCTCCTTCGTAATCGCGGCTTTGAGGTGACAGAGCAGGGCGACGGCTAG
- a CDS encoding glycosyltransferase, giving the protein MSSLSLGAINSGQQSDVAETRIAVVLPCHNEAATIASVIENFRRALPSAAIYVFDNNSTDGTADIARRAGAIVRTEMRQGKGHVVRRMFADVEADIYVMADGDGTYDASLAPTLIELMKRNHVDMVVGTRADVTKDAGRGGHAFGNKIFNSLFSAMFGRQFTDIFSGYRVFSRRFAKSFPAVSGGFEIETEMSVHSCQLGIPTLERPTPYGIRPEDSDSKLRTFRDGFRILGMFLMLAKETRPAAFFGMIGLVLTLLAVGLSVPLVFTYLETGLVPRVPTAILSVGLVLVATVTAVCGLILDSLARSRVEAKRSVFLSYPAGDWSK; this is encoded by the coding sequence ATGAGTAGCTTGTCCCTCGGTGCAATTAATTCTGGGCAGCAGAGCGACGTGGCCGAGACCCGGATTGCCGTCGTCCTGCCATGCCACAATGAAGCCGCCACGATCGCATCCGTCATCGAGAACTTTCGGCGCGCGCTTCCGAGCGCTGCGATCTATGTCTTCGACAATAATTCCACCGACGGCACAGCCGATATTGCGCGGCGGGCAGGGGCCATCGTCCGCACCGAGATGCGGCAGGGAAAAGGCCATGTCGTGCGCAGAATGTTTGCCGACGTTGAGGCTGACATCTACGTCATGGCCGATGGCGACGGCACATATGACGCCTCACTTGCACCAACGCTGATCGAGCTGATGAAGCGCAACCATGTCGATATGGTCGTTGGCACACGTGCTGATGTCACAAAGGATGCCGGACGCGGGGGGCATGCCTTTGGAAACAAGATTTTCAACTCCCTCTTCAGCGCGATGTTCGGGCGACAGTTTACAGACATCTTTTCAGGCTATCGCGTTTTCTCGCGGCGCTTCGCCAAATCCTTTCCCGCTGTCTCGGGAGGGTTTGAAATCGAGACCGAAATGTCGGTCCATTCCTGCCAGCTTGGGATACCAACTCTCGAGCGCCCGACGCCTTATGGGATTCGGCCTGAGGATTCGGACTCAAAACTGCGAACCTTCCGCGATGGTTTTCGTATTCTGGGCATGTTTCTCATGCTGGCCAAGGAAACCCGCCCAGCGGCCTTTTTCGGCATGATTGGCCTGGTGCTGACCTTGCTGGCGGTGGGGCTATCTGTGCCGCTTGTGTTCACCTATCTCGAAACCGGGCTGGTTCCACGCGTGCCGACCGCTATCCTTTCAGTTGGTCTGGTTCTGGTTGCGACGGTGACGGCTGTGTGCGGGCTTATCCTGGACAGCCTTGCGCGCTCTCGCGTGGAGGCGAAACGGTCCGTCTTCCTGTCCTATCCGGCAGGTGACTGGTCCAAGTGA
- a CDS encoding ABC transporter ATP-binding protein, with the protein MSDQPAIEIRDLRFAWDGADTPLLDIAAFNMASRERLFLRGPSGSGKSTLLGLIAGVLEPQAGHIRVLGEEMSALGSAKRDRVRADHLGVIFQMFNLVPYLSVVQNVTLPCRFSKARRAVVAEGGGPVEEARRLLARLGLTDEKLLARPVTELSVGQQQRVAVARALIGGPSLLIADEPTSALDADARDRFIALLNEEASRSGAALLFVSHDGALASHFDRSVDLTELNTARVPA; encoded by the coding sequence TTGTCTGACCAGCCTGCCATTGAAATTCGCGATCTGCGCTTTGCCTGGGATGGCGCCGATACTCCGCTTCTCGACATCGCCGCTTTCAATATGGCGAGCCGTGAGCGGCTCTTTCTGCGCGGGCCAAGCGGGTCGGGCAAGTCAACGCTGCTTGGCTTGATCGCAGGGGTTCTTGAGCCGCAGGCTGGTCACATTCGGGTTCTGGGTGAAGAGATGTCGGCGCTCGGCAGCGCGAAGCGGGACCGGGTTCGCGCCGATCATCTCGGGGTCATCTTCCAGATGTTCAATCTGGTGCCGTATCTTTCCGTTGTGCAGAACGTGACGCTGCCCTGCCGGTTCTCCAAAGCGCGGCGCGCTGTGGTGGCTGAAGGCGGCGGCCCAGTTGAGGAGGCTCGGCGCTTGCTTGCACGCCTTGGCCTGACAGATGAAAAGCTGCTCGCCCGCCCCGTGACAGAGCTTTCAGTCGGCCAGCAGCAGCGGGTTGCCGTCGCGCGTGCGTTGATTGGCGGGCCGAGCTTGCTGATCGCAGATGAGCCCACATCGGCCCTCGACGCCGATGCGCGTGACCGCTTCATTGCGTTGCTGAATGAGGAAGCGTCCCGATCGGGCGCCGCCCTGCTTTTCGTCAGTCATGATGGCGCGCTGGCCTCTCATTTCGACCGAAGCGTCGATCTGACAGAGCTGAATACGGCGAGGGTTCCGGCATGA
- a CDS encoding type IV secretory system conjugative DNA transfer family protein: MSRNDTLPNTYSPFRDHDGETIVLGWQTPSDQATGMGFSQPPGDTGGRPVEPIEMGGDGHILTIAPTGSGKGVSCIIPTLLTYAGPVIVIDPKGENAAVTAERRRQMGQDVHVIDPFGISGQEPSRFNPLELVDPQYADCTDDAAMIASMITPVLKTDPYWSNRATQLITGLILHVCHDMPAGDRNLLKVREILHRASLEEESVIEALRTSRHNEVRMTHAGISGPAERTRQSIVSIAADALDVFRGDSMMNSLYTSSFDLNAVTRGDPMTIYLVLPPHMMQSHGSVLRMWVGALFSLMCRRRKRPDMHTLFLIDEAAQLGTFDPLRSSLTLLRGYGVRTWSFWQDPAQIKRLYPDWETLISNCQAVQIFGRLGAGSAKGAAEALGIDNPTIFRDLSRDQMVVAMNGDDPKLCHRPSYLEDRILSRLAQQNPFFGDEVPGESRRPAQSDGDASNDERQCTLFPLEAYKPWRLMQDERKKVRPYRRRRAS, from the coding sequence ATGTCGAGAAACGACACGCTGCCAAACACCTATAGTCCTTTTCGCGACCATGATGGAGAGACCATCGTTCTGGGGTGGCAGACGCCGTCCGATCAGGCGACCGGTATGGGCTTCTCCCAGCCGCCAGGCGATACCGGGGGCAGGCCTGTTGAGCCGATCGAAATGGGCGGCGACGGCCACATCCTGACAATCGCCCCGACCGGGTCGGGCAAGGGCGTGAGCTGCATCATCCCGACATTGTTGACCTATGCTGGTCCGGTCATTGTGATTGACCCCAAGGGCGAGAACGCTGCGGTCACAGCAGAGCGGCGCCGCCAGATGGGACAGGATGTCCACGTCATTGATCCATTCGGTATCAGCGGTCAGGAACCCTCCCGGTTTAACCCGCTTGAACTGGTCGATCCGCAATATGCCGACTGTACCGATGATGCGGCGATGATCGCCAGCATGATCACGCCTGTGCTGAAAACGGACCCCTATTGGTCGAACCGCGCGACGCAGCTCATCACAGGCCTGATCCTGCACGTGTGCCACGACATGCCAGCCGGAGATCGAAACCTGCTCAAGGTGCGTGAGATCCTGCACAGGGCCTCTCTGGAGGAGGAATCGGTGATCGAGGCGCTGCGCACGTCCCGGCACAATGAGGTTCGCATGACCCATGCCGGCATCAGTGGTCCGGCCGAGCGGACGCGCCAGTCCATCGTTTCGATCGCGGCCGATGCGCTGGACGTGTTTCGTGGCGACTCGATGATGAACAGTCTCTACACCTCGTCCTTTGACCTGAACGCCGTCACCCGCGGCGACCCGATGACGATCTACCTCGTCCTGCCACCGCATATGATGCAGTCGCACGGCTCGGTGCTGCGCATGTGGGTCGGGGCGCTGTTTTCACTGATGTGCCGGCGCCGCAAGCGGCCTGACATGCATACGCTCTTCCTGATCGATGAAGCCGCTCAGCTTGGCACATTCGATCCGCTGAGGTCCTCGCTGACCCTGCTCAGGGGCTATGGCGTGCGCACCTGGAGCTTCTGGCAGGACCCGGCGCAGATCAAGCGGCTCTACCCTGACTGGGAGACGCTGATCAGCAATTGCCAGGCGGTGCAGATTTTCGGGCGGCTTGGTGCGGGAAGCGCCAAGGGTGCCGCCGAGGCGCTAGGCATCGACAATCCGACCATCTTTCGTGATCTCAGCCGCGACCAGATGGTGGTCGCGATGAATGGCGATGACCCGAAGCTCTGCCACCGGCCGAGTTATCTGGAAGATCGCATCCTCTCCAGACTGGCTCAGCAGAATCCTTTTTTCGGAGACGAGGTGCCGGGTGAGAGCCGGCGTCCGGCCCAGAGCGACGGAGATGCGTCAAACGATGAGCGCCAGTGCACACTGTTTCCGCTGGAGGCGTACAAGCCTTGGAGGCTCATGCAGGATGAGCGCAAGAAGGTCAGACCTTATCGTCGCCGCCGGGCGAGCTGA
- a CDS encoding ZIP family metal transporter yields MWSSIQAPLFFGLIACFCTTVGLIVVAQRAIWSERNASLFGLAAAGMLTTLTFLHIIPEAFHFSLNAPVWLAVGFFSGLLLHNGVKTAFPSEDGIAHRHEALTPIIAIAVHSFLDGVIYAVTFAASFSAGVYAAVGLTLHEFPEGVIAFAILRRYGISNVQAFWLAFLAAAATTPLGVIVAGPFMYGLDNDTIGSLFAVSAGLLIFVATGPLMAPLKEMQPVRGLTAIAAGAGAAILLVLAPIQGHGHEDGHDDEHTLPASGHASEGSHDEIRPI; encoded by the coding sequence ATGTGGTCATCGATTCAGGCACCGCTTTTCTTCGGGCTGATTGCCTGTTTCTGCACGACAGTTGGTCTGATTGTGGTGGCACAGCGTGCCATCTGGAGCGAGCGCAATGCATCCCTCTTTGGTCTTGCTGCGGCGGGCATGCTGACGACGCTTACATTTCTGCACATCATCCCTGAAGCCTTCCACTTTTCGCTGAATGCGCCTGTCTGGCTGGCTGTTGGCTTTTTCAGCGGGCTTTTACTGCACAATGGCGTGAAAACCGCTTTTCCAAGCGAAGATGGCATCGCGCATCGCCATGAAGCACTGACACCGATCATCGCCATCGCGGTCCATTCCTTTCTGGACGGGGTTATCTATGCCGTGACATTCGCCGCGAGTTTCTCTGCCGGTGTCTATGCGGCGGTGGGACTGACGCTGCATGAATTCCCGGAAGGCGTTATCGCTTTCGCAATCCTGCGCCGGTACGGTATTTCTAACGTCCAGGCGTTCTGGCTGGCCTTTCTGGCTGCCGCTGCAACGACGCCGCTCGGTGTGATTGTCGCTGGCCCCTTTATGTATGGGCTCGATAATGACACGATCGGTTCACTGTTTGCGGTGTCGGCAGGCCTGCTGATCTTTGTGGCGACAGGCCCTCTGATGGCCCCGCTCAAGGAGATGCAACCCGTACGCGGACTGACAGCCATTGCCGCTGGTGCCGGGGCCGCGATCCTGCTGGTTCTCGCTCCAATCCAGGGCCATGGCCACGAAGACGGTCATGATGACGAGCATACCTTGCCGGCATCTGGCCATGCGAGTGAGGGTTCGCATGATGAGATACGCCCAATCTGA